From Macrobrachium rosenbergii isolate ZJJX-2024 chromosome 55, ASM4041242v1, whole genome shotgun sequence, a single genomic window includes:
- the LOC136835573 gene encoding uncharacterized protein, producing MSERYIWWGIKADIKKWARECLLYQTSKITRHTETRIGEFQTTQRRLARIDLNTRWPEAMPVGQQVAENCVSTWLGQWTWSTTIHNEQQRSQLHLCLIELLSTSPGQNSFTQQHTTQKNSMVERLHCSLKSALTVRCQGELRNELPWILPGLRSIASRSISQLLALGLHFSHGQALVVLEEISKTRQSPRLFQKSVEHWKTSCQQGQYTT from the coding sequence ATGTCGGagcggtacatctggtggggaataaAGGCggacatcaaaaagtgggcaagagaatgcctcctataccaaacatcaaaaataacgaGGCACACAGAAACGAGGATAGGAGAGTTCCAGACAACACAGAGACGACTGGCTCGCATCGACCTGAATaccagatggccagaagcaatgcCAGTAGGGCAGCAGGTAGCAGAGAATTGTGTGAGCACTTGGCTGGGTCAGTGGACATGGAGTACCACAATACATAATGAGCAACAGAGGAGCCAACTTCATCTCTGCCTTATAGAGCTCCTTTCCACCAGCCCTggacaaaactcattcacacaacagcatacaacccagaagaACAGCATGGTGGAGAGGCTGCATTGCTCCCTTAAATCAGCACTCACTGTCAGATGTCAAGGGGAGTTGAGAAATGAATTACCATGGATCTTGCCGGGACTAAGAAGCATCGCCAGCAGAAGCATTtctcaattgcttgcccttgggctgcatttttctcacgGACAAGCTTTGGTAGTACTGGAGGAAATTTCCAAAACCCGACAGAGCCCACGACTCTTCCAGAAGTCTGTAGAGCACTGGAAAACATCATGCCAGCAAGGACAATATACGACATag